One Prosthecobacter dejongeii DNA window includes the following coding sequences:
- the gmk gene encoding guanylate kinase, with protein MNLASPRLGLLVVVSGPSGTGKTTLCRKVCDGDHAVFSVSCTTRAPRPGEVDGKDYFFLQEEDFLARVDRGEFFEYARVHNRWYGTLKSYVYDYLRRGVDVFMDIDVQGAGQVRGCEDELVGRCLTDIFVMPPSMEELRQRLSGRNTESAEAFELRMRNAEAELQHWRDYRYCLVSDTRESDELRFKALLQGEKMKSSLVI; from the coding sequence ATGAATCTCGCGTCTCCTCGTCTCGGTCTCTTGGTGGTGGTCTCTGGCCCTTCAGGCACGGGTAAAACCACACTCTGCCGCAAAGTGTGCGATGGCGACCACGCTGTTTTTTCGGTCTCCTGCACTACCCGTGCCCCTCGTCCAGGTGAGGTGGATGGCAAAGACTACTTCTTTCTTCAGGAAGAAGACTTTCTGGCCCGAGTGGATCGTGGGGAGTTTTTTGAATACGCCCGTGTTCACAACCGCTGGTATGGTACGCTCAAAAGTTACGTGTATGATTACCTGCGCCGTGGTGTGGATGTGTTTATGGACATCGATGTGCAGGGCGCGGGCCAAGTGCGCGGTTGTGAGGATGAGCTGGTGGGGCGCTGCCTGACGGATATCTTTGTCATGCCACCGAGCATGGAGGAGCTGCGCCAGAGGCTAAGCGGACGAAATACTGAAAGTGCTGAAGCCTTCGAGCTACGCATGCGAAATGCCGAAGCGGAACTGCAACACTGGCGGGACTACCGCTACTGCTTGGTGAGTGACACCCGTGAGAGTGATGAGCTACGCTTCAAGGCCCTGCTTCAAGGGGAGAAGATGAAATCAAGCCTCGTGATTTAA
- a CDS encoding glycine-rich domain-containing protein: MTAIQRTPEVQAFWERLKRFQLNDNDAVYGYADRLARENGWSHRFAERVIFECKRFLLMTQQAGSPVTPSEEMNQAWHLHRVYTRSYGDKLCTEVLKKPLHHEPTAGVVEEGEGTVPQSPICEK; this comes from the coding sequence ATGACCGCGATTCAACGAACGCCTGAAGTTCAGGCCTTCTGGGAGAGGCTGAAAAGGTTCCAGCTCAATGACAATGACGCTGTGTATGGATATGCTGACCGACTGGCACGTGAAAATGGCTGGAGCCACCGCTTTGCGGAACGCGTGATTTTCGAGTGTAAGCGCTTTTTGCTGATGACACAGCAGGCAGGGTCCCCGGTAACGCCCTCGGAGGAGATGAACCAGGCATGGCATCTGCATAGGGTCTATACCCGATCCTACGGGGATAAACTCTGCACTGAGGTGTTGAAGAAACCGCTGCATCATGAGCCGACCGCGGGTGTTGTGGAGGAGGGAGAGGGGACTGTACCTCAGTCGCCAATTTGTGAAAAATGA
- the rpsN gene encoding 30S ribosomal protein S14, which produces MAKTAWLEREKRKQKTVSKYAKLRAELKANGDHVGLSLLPRDASPTRLTNRCRVSGRRRAFMRRFQMSRLTFREMALAGLIPGVTKSSW; this is translated from the coding sequence ATGGCAAAAACAGCTTGGCTTGAGCGCGAGAAGCGCAAACAGAAGACCGTCAGTAAGTACGCTAAACTCCGTGCAGAGTTGAAGGCGAATGGTGATCACGTGGGCCTGTCCCTGCTTCCCCGCGATGCCAGCCCGACTCGCTTGACCAATCGCTGCCGCGTTTCCGGTCGTCGTCGCGCTTTCATGCGCCGCTTCCAGATGTCCCGTCTGACTTTCCGTGAAATGGCCCTTGCTGGTCTTATTCCTGGAGTGACTAAGTCGAGCTGGTAA
- a CDS encoding zinc-dependent alcohol dehydrogenase, translating to MKSVIALHPRQIEILDTPTPKPGPYQALVKTECACLCNRTDSELLHGNFPGMEDKFPFALGHESVGIVVAVGEKVRHFAVGDRAVGGLSFDLQMEGVDSGWGGFGEYTLANDHEAMVADGVAEEAHGWFEVYEIQTKVDADIPAEEAVLLCTWREVLGAFRDFHLQPGDDVIIYGAGPVGLSFVKLGRLFGLGWIGIVDRHADKQAKALAFGADAVFAPGDKIECPKKLDAVIDAVGHPDILHEGLPLLRRGGSHCIYGVLSHPILHIDKSKADFNFNLLVHQWPTRRYEKESQPQICQWIREGKLTSADFITHRFPLHQIVEAFDEVARRKVIKALIEYPQS from the coding sequence ATGAAATCCGTCATCGCCCTGCATCCTCGTCAGATCGAAATCCTCGATACCCCCACACCAAAACCAGGTCCTTATCAGGCCCTCGTCAAAACTGAGTGCGCCTGCCTGTGCAACCGGACGGACAGTGAACTGCTGCATGGGAATTTCCCGGGCATGGAGGACAAATTCCCTTTTGCCCTGGGTCATGAAAGCGTAGGCATTGTGGTCGCAGTGGGAGAAAAGGTGCGTCACTTCGCAGTCGGGGATCGCGCAGTTGGAGGCCTCTCTTTCGATCTTCAAATGGAAGGCGTGGATTCCGGTTGGGGAGGGTTTGGCGAATATACTTTGGCCAATGACCACGAGGCCATGGTAGCAGATGGCGTGGCCGAGGAAGCGCATGGCTGGTTTGAAGTCTATGAAATCCAAACCAAAGTAGATGCTGATATCCCTGCTGAAGAAGCTGTCCTACTCTGCACTTGGCGCGAGGTGCTCGGTGCTTTCCGCGACTTTCATCTCCAGCCGGGAGATGACGTGATCATCTATGGAGCAGGTCCCGTTGGCCTCAGCTTTGTCAAACTTGGCCGTCTCTTCGGTCTTGGCTGGATCGGCATTGTGGACCGGCATGCCGATAAGCAGGCCAAGGCTCTCGCTTTCGGTGCGGATGCCGTCTTTGCCCCCGGTGACAAAATTGAATGCCCCAAAAAACTGGATGCGGTGATTGATGCCGTAGGGCACCCCGATATCCTCCACGAGGGTCTTCCCCTGCTCCGCCGGGGCGGCTCACATTGTATCTACGGTGTGCTTTCGCACCCCATACTTCACATTGATAAATCCAAGGCTGATTTCAATTTCAATCTCCTGGTACACCAGTGGCCCACACGCCGCTACGAAAAGGAAAGCCAGCCCCAGATTTGCCAATGGATACGCGAGGGCAAGCTCACCTCCGCTGACTTCATCACCCACCGCTTCCCCTTGCATCAAATTGTAGAAGCCTTCGATGAAGTCGCCCGTCGCAAGGTGATCAAAGCCTTGATTGAATACCCCCAATCCTGA
- a CDS encoding IclR family transcriptional regulator — MKRFSDEDSAIQLDDNSAAPGTERTLAILELLGRHRVGLSLTEIARDLDLPVNSVFRIAGTLHARGYLQRREDDKRFVLTNKLFDLSRPQVREKSLVVCALESLKWLRDESGETVQLLAGVNHKMTLLEQCISTQPIKVSGTVGLRVPMYSCAPGKAVLAHLPKGELEAFFEQVTLKQFTPTTLATREALEADLSKVRKRGYSLDLSEGLEGIQCVGAAILDEYRYPVAAITVMAPAFRLKRDQFDKMGRICMQAAENITRRLLA, encoded by the coding sequence ATGAAACGATTTTCAGACGAAGACTCTGCCATTCAGTTGGATGACAATTCCGCCGCTCCAGGGACGGAGCGCACACTGGCGATTCTCGAGTTATTGGGAAGGCATCGGGTCGGTTTGAGCCTGACTGAAATCGCGCGAGATCTGGACCTGCCAGTGAACTCAGTGTTTCGTATTGCAGGCACCCTGCATGCACGGGGCTATCTGCAGCGGCGCGAGGATGACAAACGCTTCGTTTTGACGAACAAACTATTCGATCTCTCGCGGCCGCAGGTGCGTGAAAAAAGTCTTGTGGTTTGTGCCCTGGAATCGCTGAAATGGCTGCGCGACGAAAGTGGCGAAACGGTGCAATTGCTTGCTGGGGTGAATCACAAAATGACATTGTTAGAGCAGTGCATTTCCACGCAGCCTATCAAGGTAAGTGGCACCGTAGGCCTGCGGGTGCCCATGTATTCCTGTGCGCCAGGCAAGGCTGTCCTAGCTCACCTGCCGAAGGGAGAGCTGGAGGCTTTTTTCGAGCAGGTGACCCTCAAGCAATTCACTCCGACCACCTTGGCCACTCGGGAAGCATTGGAAGCGGATCTATCAAAAGTGCGCAAGCGTGGTTACTCCCTAGATCTCTCTGAAGGACTGGAGGGAATCCAGTGTGTGGGGGCTGCCATTTTGGATGAATACCGTTATCCCGTGGCGGCGATCACGGTGATGGCCCCGGCTTTCCGGCTGAAGCGTGATCAATTCGACAAGATGGGACGTATCTGCATGCAGGCTGCAGAAAACATTACACGGAGGCTGCTGGCATGA
- a CDS encoding SixA phosphatase family protein, whose amino-acid sequence MKYLTLVRHAKSSWAQAGLADHDRPLNERGLRAAPAMASFLHRTYFGGGETPPLIPPPDRLVSSTAARALGTAKIMMEISRMPLETLLLDSRLYLAEASRILEVVRELDENWKHAVLFGHNPGIHDFAERLLARAHVPKMPTCTAVLLALPHAYWGLADWSEAQLIGYVTPKALERRFPELYKGISRSDGED is encoded by the coding sequence ATGAAGTATCTCACCCTCGTCCGCCATGCGAAATCCAGTTGGGCCCAAGCCGGACTGGCGGATCACGATCGTCCGTTGAATGAGCGAGGTCTGCGGGCCGCGCCTGCCATGGCCTCATTTTTGCATCGAACCTATTTTGGAGGTGGTGAGACTCCGCCCCTGATTCCCCCTCCAGATCGGTTGGTTTCGAGCACGGCGGCTAGAGCTCTCGGTACGGCGAAAATCATGATGGAGATCTCGCGCATGCCGTTAGAAACCTTGCTATTAGATTCGCGCCTTTATTTGGCGGAGGCCTCTCGGATCCTCGAAGTGGTGCGTGAGTTGGATGAAAACTGGAAGCACGCTGTGCTTTTCGGCCATAATCCAGGTATCCATGATTTCGCCGAGCGCCTGCTGGCGCGCGCGCATGTGCCTAAAATGCCCACTTGTACAGCCGTATTGCTAGCACTCCCCCACGCTTATTGGGGATTAGCTGACTGGTCCGAAGCGCAATTGATCGGCTATGTTACACCGAAAGCCCTGGAGCGCCGTTTTCCAGAGCTCTACAAGGGCATTTCGCGCAGCGATGGCGAAGATTAA
- a CDS encoding hemolysin family protein encodes MNDFFFIRHLLAMSSAPHEVLHEWNLTPSEIAWSAALVLFFVLLNAFFVAAEFAIVKVRSTQLDALVDEGHASAKVARKALKNLDGYLSATQLGITLASIALGMIGEPYVARVIQPLMWKLGVTSDPVISSVSIGIGFGVVTFLHVVLGELTPKSLAIRKSLATVLVISAPLHFFYVLFKPAIWVLNGTANWLLKTLFRLEPASESELAHSEEELRHIVAESQNAKEVTETEKDILLNALALNDRCVRDVMTPRNQVISLDADDSFEANLKVAVDCKHTRYPLVEGHLDHSIGLIHIKDLLALIGKPSADLRKIKRDLPMVPEMMPIDKLLRFFLDRHVHIALAVDEYGGTVGVVTLDNVLEEIVGDIQDEFDQENSEFRRVDEDEFIVEGTLNLYELKDQAGLDIESEDVTTIGGYVTHLLGRLPKVGEKVIIEGYEVTTTKADQRRVLQLRFQRMLAEPDGLVDDGDDGEE; translated from the coding sequence ATGAACGATTTCTTTTTTATTCGTCACCTGCTCGCCATGAGCAGTGCTCCGCATGAAGTCTTGCATGAGTGGAATCTGACTCCGAGTGAGATTGCATGGTCTGCCGCACTGGTGCTATTTTTTGTCCTGCTAAATGCCTTCTTTGTGGCCGCAGAGTTTGCGATCGTGAAGGTGCGCAGCACACAGCTTGATGCCCTTGTGGATGAAGGGCACGCCAGTGCCAAGGTAGCCCGCAAGGCGCTGAAGAATCTGGATGGCTATCTTTCGGCAACCCAGTTGGGCATTACGCTCGCGAGTATCGCGCTCGGGATGATCGGCGAGCCGTACGTGGCGCGAGTGATCCAGCCTCTGATGTGGAAATTGGGCGTGACGAGTGACCCTGTTATTTCTTCTGTTTCTATAGGTATTGGCTTTGGTGTGGTGACTTTCTTACACGTCGTGTTGGGGGAGTTGACGCCTAAATCTTTGGCCATTCGCAAGTCGCTGGCCACGGTGCTGGTGATCAGCGCGCCACTGCATTTCTTCTACGTTCTCTTCAAGCCGGCGATTTGGGTGCTGAATGGCACAGCTAACTGGCTATTGAAGACCTTGTTCCGTCTAGAACCTGCTTCTGAAAGCGAGCTGGCCCACTCGGAGGAAGAGCTCCGTCACATCGTGGCAGAGAGCCAGAATGCCAAAGAGGTCACGGAGACAGAGAAAGACATTCTGCTCAACGCCCTAGCTCTCAATGATCGCTGTGTGCGGGATGTGATGACGCCGCGTAATCAAGTCATCTCCCTGGATGCAGATGATTCCTTCGAAGCCAATCTTAAGGTCGCTGTGGACTGCAAACACACCCGTTACCCTCTGGTGGAAGGACATTTGGATCACAGCATCGGCCTGATTCACATCAAGGATCTGCTGGCTCTCATTGGCAAACCCTCAGCGGATTTGCGCAAGATCAAAAGGGATCTGCCCATGGTTCCAGAGATGATGCCTATTGATAAGCTTCTGCGCTTTTTCTTGGATCGTCACGTCCATATCGCCCTCGCTGTGGATGAGTATGGCGGCACCGTCGGGGTAGTCACTCTAGACAACGTTTTGGAAGAGATCGTCGGGGATATTCAAGACGAATTTGATCAGGAAAATAGTGAGTTCCGTCGGGTGGATGAAGATGAGTTCATCGTCGAAGGCACGCTTAATCTCTACGAATTGAAGGATCAAGCTGGCCTCGATATCGAAAGTGAAGATGTCACCACCATCGGGGGGTATGTTACCCATTTGCTGGGGCGACTGCCGAAGGTGGGTGAGAAAGTGATCATCGAAGGTTATGAGGTCACGACGACCAAAGCGGACCAACGCCGGGTGCTGCAACTGCGTTTCCAGCGAATGTTAGCTGAGCCGGATGGCCTCGTGGATGATGGGGATGATGGTGAGGAATAG
- a CDS encoding FmdB family zinc ribbon protein → MPTYSYIAENLEEGCPSCRRGFDLRRPMDRAPLTHCPLCRKPVKKQISAFSTPKVTKPVSISDAKSAGFTILEKRCDGNYERL, encoded by the coding sequence ATGCCCACGTATTCCTACATTGCGGAAAATCTAGAAGAGGGATGTCCTTCTTGCAGGCGCGGTTTTGACTTACGCCGCCCTATGGATCGTGCCCCGCTGACTCATTGCCCTCTTTGCCGTAAACCGGTAAAAAAGCAGATCAGCGCCTTTTCTACTCCCAAAGTCACTAAGCCTGTGTCCATATCGGACGCAAAAAGTGCAGGCTTTACCATCCTGGAAAAACGCTGCGATGGTAACTACGAGCGGCTCTAA